From the genome of Lotus japonicus ecotype B-129 chromosome 6, LjGifu_v1.2, one region includes:
- the LOC130724941 gene encoding uncharacterized protein LOC130724941: protein MKGQVIADFLVDHSGSKEQEMVVTLKPWEMYFDGSRHKKGTGIGILIISPQGIPTKIKLGIEGECLNNEAEYEALLIGLETALNLGAKELLIRGDSELVIKQLTGEYQCISESLMKYHSKAVKMLRNFDEVELSHIPRIENAEANVLAQIASGYRLPRKKFKELVKVKRKFIPSFKEGRTEFEREVLVINNLDDNDWRKPVVKYLQDPNAPVDRKTKYRALSYLILNDELFKKGMNEVLLKCLSEEEAFRAVKAVHDGICGAHQAGHKMKWTLCRQGVYWPSMLKDCIEYARSCAECQKHAGIQHVPASELHSIVKPWPFRGWALDLIGQIHPSSSKHHEYIIVAIDYFTKWVEAIPLRSVDQDTVINFIQEHIIFRYEIPETLTTDQGSVFTGRKMAQFAEDFGIKLLTSTPYYAQANGQVEAANKVLINLIKKHVSQKPKRWHETLSQVLWAYRNSPKEATGVTPFRLTYGHEAVLPIEIYLQSVRIQRQFEIPCDDYWNIMYDELVELEEERLNALEVMIRQKERITKKL, encoded by the coding sequence ATGAAAGGCCAGGTAATAGCTGATTTTTTGGTTGATCATAGTGGGTCAAAAGAACAGGAGATGGTGGTGACGTTGAAACCATGGGAAATGTATTTCGACGGTTCGAGGCATAAGAAAGGTACCGGGATAGGTATCTTAATAATTTCGCCCCAAGGGATCCCGACGAAAATTAAGTTGGGAATCGAAGGTGAGTGTTTGAATAATGAGGCGGAATACGAGGCTTTATTGATAGGGCTCGAAACGGCCCTAAATCTGGGGGCTAAAGAGCTTTTAATTCGTGGAGATTCAGAGTTGGTTATTAAACAATTGACCGGCGAATACCAATGTATTAGTGAGAGCTTAATGAAATATCATTCAAAAGCAGTCAAAATGTTGAGAAATTTTGATGAAGTCGAATTATCTCATATTCCTAGGATTGAGAATGCTGAAGCTAATGTtttggcacaaatcgcgtcaggtTACCGGTTACCTCGGAAAAAGTTTAAAGAGTTAGTAAAGGTCAAAAGAAAGTTTATCCCAAGCTTTAAGGAAGGGCGAACGGAGTTCGAGCGAGAGGTATTGGTCATTAATAATTTAGATGATAATGATTGGAGGAAACCTGTCGTAAAATACTTGCAAGACCCAAATGCTCCAGTAGATCGAAAAACAAAGTATCGAGCTCTAAGTTACTTGATTTTGAATGATGAATTGTTCAAAAAGGGAATGAATGAAGTTCTTCTAAAGTGCCTAAGTGAGGAAGAGGCATTTCGAGCAGTCAAAGCCGTTCACGATGGCATATGTGGAGCACATCAGGCAGGCCACAAGATGAAGTGGACTTTGTGTCGGCAAGGAGTATATTGGCCAAGCATGTTAAAAGATTGCATTGAATATGCTAGGTCTTGCGCCGAATGTCAGAAGCATGCCGGCATCCAACATGTGCCGGCGAGCGAGTTACATTCGATTGTGAAACCTTGGCCATTTAGGGGTTGGGCGTTAGACTTGATAGGTCAGATACACCCTTCTTCGTCCAAACACCATGAATACATAATAGTGGCTATCGATTATTTCACcaaatgggtcgaagccattccGTTGAGAAGTGTAGATCAAGATACGGTTATTAATTTTATCCAGGAACACATAATATTTAGATATGAGATTCCTGAGACGTTAACTACTGACCAAGGGTCAGTATTTACCGGAAGGAAAATGGCTCAGTTTGCTGAGGACTTTGGAATAAAACTGTTAACTTCGACGCCatattatgctcaagcgaacGGACAAGTCGAAGCGGCTAATAAAGTTCTGATtaacttgattaaaaaacacGTTAGTCAAAAGCCGAAAAGGTGGCACGAAACTTTGAGTCAAGTTTTATGGGCTTATAGAAATTCGCCCAAAGAGGCCACTGGAGTAACTCCTTTTCGACTTACGTACGGGCATGAGGCGGTCTTGCCGATCGAAATATACTTGCAGTCCGTGAGGATTCAGAGGCAATTCGAGATCCCGTGCGACGATTATTGGAATATAATGTACGACGAGTTAGTCGAATTGGAGGAAGAAAGATTAAATGCTTTGGAAGTAATGATTCGACAAAAAGAACGAATTACTAAAAAGttataa